One Cucumis sativus cultivar 9930 chromosome 1, Cucumber_9930_V3, whole genome shotgun sequence DNA segment encodes these proteins:
- the LOC101218046 gene encoding beta-glucosidase 44 — MRVALLLPVVCMLCAATAMHLETVHFDTGGLSRDSFPKGFIFGTATSAYQVEGMADKEGRGPSIWDVFIKKPGIVANNGTGEISVDQYHKYPQDIDIMAKLNFDAYRFSISWSRIFPNGRGKVNWKGVAYYNKLINYLLKRGITPYANLYHYDLPQALEEEYKGLLSDRVVKDFADYAEFCFKTFGDRVKNWMTFNEPRVVAALGYDNGFFAPGRCSKAYGNCTAGNSGTEPYIAAHHLILSHAAAVQRYRQKYQEKQKGRIGILLDFVWYEPLTRSKADNYAAQRARDFHIGWFLHPIVYGEYPRTVQNIVGNRLPKFTKEEVKMVKGSIDLVGINQYTTYYMYDPHQRKAKVPGYQQDWNAGFAYEKNGVPIGPRAHSYWLYNVPWGMYKALMYVKKYYGNPTVILSENGMDDPGNVTLPKGLHDTTRINFYKGYLTQLKKAVDDGANVIGYFAWSLLDNFEWRLGYTSRFGIVYVDYSNLKRYPKMSAYWFKQLLERKKK; from the exons ATGCGAGTTGCTTTGTTACTACCGGTGGTCTGCATGCTGTGTGCGGCCACCGCAATGCACCTTGAGACCGTCCATTTCGACACCGGCGGACTTAGCCGAGACAGCTTTCCCAAGGGATTCATCTTTGGAACGGCGACGTCGGCGTATCAGGTGGAGGGAATGGCGGATAAGGAAGGGCGTGGCCCCAGCATTTGGGATGTCTTCATCAAAAAGCCTG GAATTGTAGCGAACAATGGTACTGGAGAGATCTCGGTGGATCAGTATCATAAATATCCG CAAGACATTGACATCATGGCCAAGCTAAATTTTGATGCATACCGCTTCTCAATTTCATGGTCCAGAATCTTCCCAA ATGGAAGAGGGAAAGTGAATTGGAAGGGAGTTGCATACTACAATAAGTTGATTAACTATTTACTCAAAAGAG GCATAACTCCTTATGCTAATTTGTATCACTATGATCTTCCTCAAGCCTTGGAAGAAGAGTATAAAGGCCTATTGAGTGACAGAGTAGT GAAGGATTTTGCAGATTATGcagaattttgtttcaaaacgTTTGGGGATAGAGTTAAGAATTGGATGACGTTTAACGAACCAAGAGTCGTGGCAGCTCTAGGATATGATAATGGTTTTTTTGCTCCTGGGAGGTGTTCTAAAGCATACGGAAATTGCACGGCTGGAAATTCGGGGACCGAACCTTATATTGCTGCCCATCATTTGATTCTTTCTCATGCAGCTGCTGTTCAACGATATCGTCAGAAGTATCAA gaaaaacaaaagggaAGAATTGGTATTCTTTTGGATTTCGTTTGGTACGAACCTCTTACTCGTTCAAAGGCTGACAACTATGCTGCTCAAAGGGCAAGAGATTTCCACATTGGATG GTTTCTTCATCCTATTGTATATGGTGAGTATCCTAGAACAGTTCAAAATATCGTGGGTAACAGGCTGCCTAAGTTCACAAAGGAGGAAGTCAAAATGGTGAAAGGCTCGATAGACTTAGTCGGGATAAACCAATACACGACTTACTACATGTATGATCCGCATCAACGAAAAGCTAAAGTGCCTGGCTACCAACAAGACTGGAATGCAGGATTTGCCT ATGAGAAGAATGGAGTTCCTATTGGCCCAAGG GCTCATTCTTATTGGCTATACAATGTCCCATGGGGAATGTACAAAGCATTAATGTATGTGAAAAAGTACTATGGGAACCCAACTGTCATTCTATCAGAAAATG GCATGGATGACCCAGGTAATGTCACTCTTCCAAAGGGACTACATGATACTACTAGAATCAACTTCTACAAAGGCTATCTGACACAACTCAAGAAGGCAGTTGACGATGGAGCTAACGTTATTGGATATTTTGCTTGGTCCTTGCTTGACAACTTCGAATGGAGGTTGGGGTACACGTCAAGATTTGGCATTGTCTATGTAGATTATAGTAATCTTAAGAGGTATCCAAAGATGTCTGCATATTGGTTCAAGCAACTacttgaaagaaagaagaaatga
- the LOC101208781 gene encoding laccase-1 → MIMKSLSQQCRMMLLVIFISILLAGFVPFSFASPVIRRFQFNVEWKKVTRLCHTKQLLTVNGQYPGPTIAVHEGDTVEIKVNNCINENTTIHWHGVKQLRTGWADGPAYITQCPIRTGESYTYKFSVIDQRGTLWWHAHYSWQRASVHGAFIIYPRMPYPFSTFPIEAGIPLIFGEWWNGDVEEVENEMLRSGGGPNNSDAYTINGLPGPLYPCSSTDTFISTVERGKTYLLRVINGALNDELFFAIANHTLTVVEIDAAYTKPFNTTAIMIAPGQTTTLLLNTDQIQIPDHSSEFLFPMAITPYVTSNFPFNNSTSIGFLRYKSRKMNKLKRQKKFPSNQIPENLPDMKDTAFATAFSSKLRSLNSSLYPCNVPKTVHKRVFVTISLNLQNCPSGKTCKGLNGKRFFASMNNQSFIRPDSSILESHYRKIDTNSYSTDFPEKPIRFFYYTGVNPLSRNMNTEFGTKLLAVPYGTNLEIVFQGTNFLSVENHPIHVHGHNFFVVGRGFGNFNVGKDPANYNLVDPPERNTVAVPRGGWAAIRIKADNPGVWFIHCHLEEHTSWGLAMGLIVRNGAGDSKSLLPPPDDLPLC, encoded by the exons ATGATAATGAAGAGCCTCAGCCAGCAGTGTCGGATGATGTTGCTTGTCATATTCATAAGCATCCTCCTTGCTGGTTTTGTGCCATTCAGCTTTGCTTCTCCTGTCATTCGACGATTTCAGTTTAAT GTGGAGTGGAAGAAGGTGACAAGATTGTGCCATACAAAGCAACTTCTAACTGTAAATGGACAGTATCCAGGGCCAACCATTGCAGTTCATGAAGGTGATACAGTCGAAATCAAGGTCAATAATTGCATAAATGAAAACACAACTATTCATTG GCATGGGGTCAAGCAATTAAGAACAGGATGGGCAGATGGTCCAGCTTACATAACACAGTGTCCTATAAGAACAGGAGAATCATACACATACAAATTCTCAGTGATTGACCAAAGAGGGACACTGTGGTGGCACGCACATTACTCATGGCAACGTGCTTCTGTGCATGGTGCCTTTATCATTTACCCTCGCATGCCTTACCCATTCTCCACTTTTCCAATTGAAGCTGGGATTCCCCTTATCTTTG GTGAATGGTGGAATGGGGATGTggaagaagttgaaaatgagATGCTAAGATCTGGAGGTGGACCTAACAATTCTGATGCCTATACCATTAATGGCTTGCCGGGACCTCTTTATCCTTGCTCTAGCACAG ATACATTCATTTCAACAGTAGAAAGGGGGAAAACTTACCTGCTGAGAGTTATTAATGGAGCACTCAACGATGAACTCTTTTTTGCCATTGCCAACCATACATTGACAGTGGTGGAGATTGATGCTGCATACACAAAACCCTTCAATACCACAGCCATTATGATAGCTCCCGGCCAAACCACCACTCTTCTACTCAATACagatcaaattcaaattccagACCACTCCTCTGAATTCCTCTTCCCAATGGCAATCACACCCTATGTAACTTCAAATTTCCCCTTCAACAACTCCACCTCCATTGGCTTCTTAAGATACAAGAGCAGGAAAATGAATAAACTTAAacgacaaaaaaaattcccaTCTAATCAAATACCTGAAAACCTCCCCGATATGAAGGATACAGCCTTTGCCACTGCATTTTCCAGCAAACTCCGTAGCCTTAATTCTTCCCTGTACCCTTGTAATGTTCCTAAAACAGTTCACAAAAGAGTGTTCGTTACCATAAGCCTCAATCTCCAGAATTGCCCATCTGGGAAAACCTGCAAGGGTTTGAACGGAAAGAGATTTTTCGCTTCTATGAACAATCAATCCTTCATTCGACCGGACTCGTCCATATTGGAATCCCATTATAGAAAAATCGATACCAACTCGTACTCCACTGATTTTCCAGAAAAACCCATCAGGTTTTTTTATTACACTGGCGTAAACCCATTATCCAGAAACATGAACACAGAATTTGGGACAAAGCTCTTGGCGGTTCCATATGGAACAAATCTGGAAATCGTGTTTCAGGGCACGAATTTTCTTAGTGTGGAGAATCATCCGATCCATGTTCATGGGCACAATTTCTTCGTTGTCGGCAGGGGATTTGGAAATTTCAACGTGGGTAAGGATCCGGCGAATTATAATCTGGTTGATCCACCGGAAAGAAACACGGTGGCGGTGCCGAGAGGAGGGTGGGCAGCGATCAGAATTAAGGCGGATAATCCTGGAGTTTGGTTTATACATTGTCATCTTGAAGAACATACTTCGTGGGGACTTGCAATGGGTCTTATAGTACGAAATGGAGCAGGGGATTCTAAATCTCTGCTTCCTCCTCCAGATGATCTTCCTCTCTGCTGA
- the LOC101218676 gene encoding mitogen-activated protein kinase 9 isoform X3, producing the protein MDRLNKGDKQSEFFTEYGEASRYQIQEVIGKGSYGIVGSAIDTQTGERVAIKKINDVFEHVSDAIRILREIKLLRMLHHPNIVEIKHIMLPPSQREFKDIYLVFELMKSDLHHVIKTNNDLSPRQHKFFLYQLLSGLKYIHTANVLHRDLKPKNILANADCRLKICDFGLARVSFSDAPSTIFWTDYVATRWYRAPELCGSFFSRYTPAIDIWSIGCIFAEMLTGKPLFPGKNVVHQLDLITDLFGSPEPEAIAKIRNEKARRYLGNMRKKQPVPFSRKFPNVDPMALCLLERLLAFDPKCRLTAAEALADPYFNGMGKPELEPSIQPISKLEFEFERRKLSKDDVRELIYAEILEYHPQMRQGCLRGGDHPTTFMYPSGVDRFKLQFAHLEEHHGKGERRSPLQRQNISLPRERVRPTEQNNTENSIDSERGKDKSAHLLKSASISASRCVGVIPKETYEVEETEVKNEAVDGMSQKIAVLQT; encoded by the exons ATGGATCGCCTCAATAAG GGTGACAAGCAATCAGAATTTTTCACAGAGTATGGAGAAGCAAGCCGATACCAAATTCAAGAAGTTATTGGGAAAGGAAGCTACGGAATTGTTGGTTCTGCCATTGACACCCAGACCGGTGAAAGAGTTGCcatcaagaaaattaatgaTGTGTTTGAGCATGTATCTGATGCCATACGGATCCTCAGAGAAATTAAGCTTCTTCGGATGCTTCATCATCCAAATATTGTAGAGATAAAGCATATTATGCTTCCTCCCTCACAACGAGAATTCAAAGATATATATCTTGTTTTTGAGTTAATGAAGTCTGATCTTCACCATGTAATTAAGACAAATAATGATCTTTCTCCTCGGCAGCATAAATTTTTTCTGTACCAGCTTCTTAGTGGcctaaaatatattcataCTG CAAATGTCCTTCATCGAGATTTGAAGCCAAAAAACATACTTGCTAATGCGGACTGCAGACTCAAGATATGTGATTTTGGACTTGCTCGTGTATCTTTTAGCGATGCACCATCTACTATTTTCTGGACA GATTATGTTGCAACTCGATGGTATCGTGCTCCTGAACTCTGTGGATCATTTTTCTCGAGA TATACCCCTGCTATAGATATATGGAGTATCGGATGCATATTTGCAGAAATGCTGACAGGGAAACCTTTGTTTCCTGGAAAAAATGTGGTTCACCAATTAGATCTAATCACCGATCTGTTTGGCTCTCCTGAACCCGAGGCCATTGCAAAG ATTCGTAATGAGAAGGCGAGAAGGTATCTTGGAAACATGCGTAAAAAACAACCAGTTCCATTCTCACGAAAATTTCCTAATGTTGACCCAATGGCACTTTGTTTACTGGAACGTCTCCTAGCATTTGATCCCAAATGTCGTCTAACAGCTGCAGAG GCCCTTGCTGATCCTTACTTCAACGGCATGGGGAAACCAGAACTTGAACCTTCCATTCAAccaatttcaaaacttgagtttgagtttgaaaGGAGGAAGTTATCAAAAGATGATGTTAGAGAGTTGATTTATGCAGAG ATTTTAGAGTATCATCCCCAGATGCGTCAGGGTTGTCTACGTGGTGGAGACCATCCAACTACCTTTATGTATCCAAG TGGGGTTGATCGATTTAAGCTTCAGTTTGCACATCTGGAAGAGCACCACGGTAAAGGTGAAAGAAGAAGCCCACTTCAAAGGCAGAACATTTCTTTACCTCG GGAGCGGGTTAGGCCTACCGAGCAGAACAACACTGAGAATAGCATCGATTCCGAAAG AGGGAAAGATAAGAGTGCTCATCTCTTGAAAAGTGCAAGTATCAGTGCATCGAGATGTGTTGGGGTAATACCAAAGGAGACATATGAG GTGGAAGAAACTGAAGTGAAAAATGAAGCAGTGGATGGCATGTCTCAAAAGATTGCAGTCCTTCAAACTTAA
- the LOC101218676 gene encoding mitogen-activated protein kinase 9 isoform X2 — protein MGDKQSEFFTEYGEASRYQIQEVIGKGSYGIVGSAIDTQTGERVAIKKINDVFEHVSDAIRILREIKLLRMLHHPNIVEIKHIMLPPSQREFKDIYLVFELMKSDLHHVIKTNNDLSPRQHKFFLYQLLSGLKYIHTANVLHRDLKPKNILANADCRLKICDFGLARVSFSDAPSTIFWTDYVATRWYRAPELCGSFFSRYTPAIDIWSIGCIFAEMLTGKPLFPGKNVVHQLDLITDLFGSPEPEAIAKIRNEKARRYLGNMRKKQPVPFSRKFPNVDPMALCLLERLLAFDPKCRLTAAEALADPYFNGMGKPELEPSIQPISKLEFEFERRKLSKDDVRELIYAEILEYHPQMRQGCLRGGDHPTTFMYPSGVDRFKLQFAHLEEHHGKGERRSPLQRQNISLPRERVRPTEQNNTENSIDSERGKDKSAHLLKSASISASRCVGVIPKETYEWRLPIGSSNFKTDTRDMCDFFPSRTCIRVISKPF, from the exons ATG GGTGACAAGCAATCAGAATTTTTCACAGAGTATGGAGAAGCAAGCCGATACCAAATTCAAGAAGTTATTGGGAAAGGAAGCTACGGAATTGTTGGTTCTGCCATTGACACCCAGACCGGTGAAAGAGTTGCcatcaagaaaattaatgaTGTGTTTGAGCATGTATCTGATGCCATACGGATCCTCAGAGAAATTAAGCTTCTTCGGATGCTTCATCATCCAAATATTGTAGAGATAAAGCATATTATGCTTCCTCCCTCACAACGAGAATTCAAAGATATATATCTTGTTTTTGAGTTAATGAAGTCTGATCTTCACCATGTAATTAAGACAAATAATGATCTTTCTCCTCGGCAGCATAAATTTTTTCTGTACCAGCTTCTTAGTGGcctaaaatatattcataCTG CAAATGTCCTTCATCGAGATTTGAAGCCAAAAAACATACTTGCTAATGCGGACTGCAGACTCAAGATATGTGATTTTGGACTTGCTCGTGTATCTTTTAGCGATGCACCATCTACTATTTTCTGGACA GATTATGTTGCAACTCGATGGTATCGTGCTCCTGAACTCTGTGGATCATTTTTCTCGAGA TATACCCCTGCTATAGATATATGGAGTATCGGATGCATATTTGCAGAAATGCTGACAGGGAAACCTTTGTTTCCTGGAAAAAATGTGGTTCACCAATTAGATCTAATCACCGATCTGTTTGGCTCTCCTGAACCCGAGGCCATTGCAAAG ATTCGTAATGAGAAGGCGAGAAGGTATCTTGGAAACATGCGTAAAAAACAACCAGTTCCATTCTCACGAAAATTTCCTAATGTTGACCCAATGGCACTTTGTTTACTGGAACGTCTCCTAGCATTTGATCCCAAATGTCGTCTAACAGCTGCAGAG GCCCTTGCTGATCCTTACTTCAACGGCATGGGGAAACCAGAACTTGAACCTTCCATTCAAccaatttcaaaacttgagtttgagtttgaaaGGAGGAAGTTATCAAAAGATGATGTTAGAGAGTTGATTTATGCAGAG ATTTTAGAGTATCATCCCCAGATGCGTCAGGGTTGTCTACGTGGTGGAGACCATCCAACTACCTTTATGTATCCAAG TGGGGTTGATCGATTTAAGCTTCAGTTTGCACATCTGGAAGAGCACCACGGTAAAGGTGAAAGAAGAAGCCCACTTCAAAGGCAGAACATTTCTTTACCTCG GGAGCGGGTTAGGCCTACCGAGCAGAACAACACTGAGAATAGCATCGATTCCGAAAG AGGGAAAGATAAGAGTGCTCATCTCTTGAAAAGTGCAAGTATCAGTGCATCGAGATGTGTTGGGGTAATACCAAAGGAGACATATGAG TGGCGATTGCCGATCGGctcctcaaattttaaaactgaTACAAGGGACATGTGTGACTTTTTTCCATCTCGAACATGTATTCGAGTTATTTCTAAGCCTTTTTAA
- the LOC101218676 gene encoding mitogen-activated protein kinase 9 isoform X1, producing the protein MDRLNKGDKQSEFFTEYGEASRYQIQEVIGKGSYGIVGSAIDTQTGERVAIKKINDVFEHVSDAIRILREIKLLRMLHHPNIVEIKHIMLPPSQREFKDIYLVFELMKSDLHHVIKTNNDLSPRQHKFFLYQLLSGLKYIHTANVLHRDLKPKNILANADCRLKICDFGLARVSFSDAPSTIFWTDYVATRWYRAPELCGSFFSRYTPAIDIWSIGCIFAEMLTGKPLFPGKNVVHQLDLITDLFGSPEPEAIAKIRNEKARRYLGNMRKKQPVPFSRKFPNVDPMALCLLERLLAFDPKCRLTAAEALADPYFNGMGKPELEPSIQPISKLEFEFERRKLSKDDVRELIYAEILEYHPQMRQGCLRGGDHPTTFMYPSGVDRFKLQFAHLEEHHGKGERRSPLQRQNISLPRERVRPTEQNNTENSIDSERGKDKSAHLLKSASISASRCVGVIPKETYEWRLPIGSSNFKTDTRDMCDFFPSRTCIRVISKPF; encoded by the exons ATGGATCGCCTCAATAAG GGTGACAAGCAATCAGAATTTTTCACAGAGTATGGAGAAGCAAGCCGATACCAAATTCAAGAAGTTATTGGGAAAGGAAGCTACGGAATTGTTGGTTCTGCCATTGACACCCAGACCGGTGAAAGAGTTGCcatcaagaaaattaatgaTGTGTTTGAGCATGTATCTGATGCCATACGGATCCTCAGAGAAATTAAGCTTCTTCGGATGCTTCATCATCCAAATATTGTAGAGATAAAGCATATTATGCTTCCTCCCTCACAACGAGAATTCAAAGATATATATCTTGTTTTTGAGTTAATGAAGTCTGATCTTCACCATGTAATTAAGACAAATAATGATCTTTCTCCTCGGCAGCATAAATTTTTTCTGTACCAGCTTCTTAGTGGcctaaaatatattcataCTG CAAATGTCCTTCATCGAGATTTGAAGCCAAAAAACATACTTGCTAATGCGGACTGCAGACTCAAGATATGTGATTTTGGACTTGCTCGTGTATCTTTTAGCGATGCACCATCTACTATTTTCTGGACA GATTATGTTGCAACTCGATGGTATCGTGCTCCTGAACTCTGTGGATCATTTTTCTCGAGA TATACCCCTGCTATAGATATATGGAGTATCGGATGCATATTTGCAGAAATGCTGACAGGGAAACCTTTGTTTCCTGGAAAAAATGTGGTTCACCAATTAGATCTAATCACCGATCTGTTTGGCTCTCCTGAACCCGAGGCCATTGCAAAG ATTCGTAATGAGAAGGCGAGAAGGTATCTTGGAAACATGCGTAAAAAACAACCAGTTCCATTCTCACGAAAATTTCCTAATGTTGACCCAATGGCACTTTGTTTACTGGAACGTCTCCTAGCATTTGATCCCAAATGTCGTCTAACAGCTGCAGAG GCCCTTGCTGATCCTTACTTCAACGGCATGGGGAAACCAGAACTTGAACCTTCCATTCAAccaatttcaaaacttgagtttgagtttgaaaGGAGGAAGTTATCAAAAGATGATGTTAGAGAGTTGATTTATGCAGAG ATTTTAGAGTATCATCCCCAGATGCGTCAGGGTTGTCTACGTGGTGGAGACCATCCAACTACCTTTATGTATCCAAG TGGGGTTGATCGATTTAAGCTTCAGTTTGCACATCTGGAAGAGCACCACGGTAAAGGTGAAAGAAGAAGCCCACTTCAAAGGCAGAACATTTCTTTACCTCG GGAGCGGGTTAGGCCTACCGAGCAGAACAACACTGAGAATAGCATCGATTCCGAAAG AGGGAAAGATAAGAGTGCTCATCTCTTGAAAAGTGCAAGTATCAGTGCATCGAGATGTGTTGGGGTAATACCAAAGGAGACATATGAG TGGCGATTGCCGATCGGctcctcaaattttaaaactgaTACAAGGGACATGTGTGACTTTTTTCCATCTCGAACATGTATTCGAGTTATTTCTAAGCCTTTTTAA